From Musa acuminata AAA Group cultivar baxijiao chromosome BXJ3-8, Cavendish_Baxijiao_AAA, whole genome shotgun sequence, one genomic window encodes:
- the LOC135645084 gene encoding E3 ubiquitin-protein ligase RMA3-like: MEEERHRDGVEASADGCFDCNICLDFAAEPVVTLCGHLYCWPCMYKWLQQRQRGGAQCPVCKFGLSPDGLVPLYGRGHRDGKRPQWRPETPRRPPPPPLRDAIGASEARHPETQPRRHRRHSPSWDYTSPAGGGLGGIAMAVLPWIPRDQGSTRLTRREMVLETSLHHLWVFLCCCALLCLFLF, encoded by the coding sequence ATGGAGGAAGAGCGCCACCGCGACGGCGTGGAGGCATCGGCTGACGGGTGCTTCGACTGCAACATATGCCTGGACTTTGCCGCGGAGCCGGTCGTCACGCTCTGCGGCCACCTCTACTGCTGGCCGTGCATGTACAAGTGgctgcagcagcggcagcggggcGGCGCTCAGTGCCCCGTCTGCAAGTTCGGGCTCTCCCCGGACGGCCTGGTGCCACTCTACGGCCGGGGCCATCGCGACGGCAAGAGGCCCCAGTGGCGCCCCGAGACACCACGccgcccgccgccgccgcccctccGGGACGCGATCGGTGCCAGTGAAGCGCGGCACCCGGAGACTCAACCGCGTCGTCACCGTCGCCATAGTCCTAGTTGGGATTACACGTCGCCGGCGGGTGGAGGGCTCGGGGGAATAGCGATGGCGGTGCTGCCGTGGATACCACGAGACCAAGGCAGCACCAGGCTGACAAGGCGGGAGATGGTGTTGGAGACGTCACTCCATCATTTATGGGTCTTCCTTTGCTGCTGTGCTCTTCTGTGCCTGTTCTTGTTCTGA
- the LOC135646191 gene encoding uncharacterized protein LOC135646191 isoform X1, with product MAAAAISELDPSKDAAAAVVEEIVRLERKIFPKHESLSKSFHDELRKKNSGVMYLKTNKGKEGEEEIVGYVMYSWISSLCASITKLAVKESHRRQGHGEALLKAAIQRCRTRKIQRICLHVDPTRIAALSLYRKLGFQIDELIRHYYSPGRNAYRMYLEFDE from the exons atggcggcggcggcgatctCAGAATTGGATCCAAGTAAAgacgcggcggcggcggtggtggaagAGATCGTGAGATTGGAGAGGAAGATTTTCCCCAAGCACGAATCACTTTCCAAATCCTTCCACGATGAGTTGAGGAAGAAGAACAGCGGAGTCATGTACCTGAAGACCAACaaaggaaaagaaggagaagaagagatcgTTGGGTATGTCATGTACTCCTGGATCTCCTCCCTGTGCGCTTCAATCACCAAACTTGCCG TGAAGGAGAGTCACAGAAGGCAGGGTCATGGAGAAGCTTTACTGAAAGCAGCAATCCAAAGGTGTAGAACGAGAAAAATTCAGAGGATTTGCCTTCATGTCGATCCTACCAGAATTGCTGCTCTTTCCCTTTACAGAAAGCTTGGCTTTCAGATCGACGAATTGATTCGACATTACTATTCTCCAGGGAGAAATGCTTACAGAATGTATTTGGAGTTTGATGAATAG
- the LOC135646191 gene encoding uncharacterized protein LOC135646191 isoform X2: MAAAAISELDPSKDAAAAVVEEIVRLERKIFPKHESLSKSFHDELRKKNSGVMYLKTNKGKEGEEEIVGEGESQKAGSWRSFTESSNPKV, translated from the exons atggcggcggcggcgatctCAGAATTGGATCCAAGTAAAgacgcggcggcggcggtggtggaagAGATCGTGAGATTGGAGAGGAAGATTTTCCCCAAGCACGAATCACTTTCCAAATCCTTCCACGATGAGTTGAGGAAGAAGAACAGCGGAGTCATGTACCTGAAGACCAACaaaggaaaagaaggagaagaagagatcgTTGG TGAAGGAGAGTCACAGAAGGCAGGGTCATGGAGAAGCTTTACTGAAAGCAGCAATCCAAAGGTGTAG
- the LOC135645083 gene encoding monothiol glutaredoxin-S11-like: MGSGGGSGVKDIGSKADLDDALRGEAPVIVHFWASWCAASKQMDQVFAHLAADFPHALFFRVEAEEQPEISEAYAVSAVPYFVFCKDGRTIDTLEGADPSSLANKVAKVVSDSFAGSASPATSLEMADAPTETIKKLPEENGSSHNESPSSDLSDVLRMRLQQLVNSHPVFLFMKGNPEQPKCGFSRTVVNILKDEGVEFGSFNILMDDEVREGMKKFSNWPTFPQLFCKGELVGGCDIAVAMHETGELKDLFREHGVPVISKETEVVDSTKSLSSDATVLEMSEELSDSTGLDAALSSRLHVLVNSSPVMVFMKGKPDEPKCGFSRKVIEILQQEKLAFDSFDILSDDEVRQGLKIFSNFPSYPQLYIGGELIGGSDIVLEMHKSGELKMTLAEKGIISEVTPEDRLKNLITSSPVMLFIKGTPDAPRCGFSSKVVDALKKEGIDFGSFDILSNEEVRQGLKTYSNWPTYPQLYYKGELIGGCDIVLELQNSGELKSTLSE, from the exons ATGGGTAGTGGCGGCGGGAGCGGCGTCAAGGACATCGGATCGAAGGCGGATCTCGACGACGCGCTCCGGGGTGAGGCGCCGGTGATAGTCCACTTCTGGGCGTCCTGGTGCGCCGCCTCCAAGCAGATGGACCAAGTCTTCGCCCACCTCGCCGCAGACTTCCCTCACGCGCTCTTCTTCAGG GTTGAAGCTGAAGAACAGCCAGAAATTTCCGAGGCTTATGCAGTCTCAGCAGTGCCATATTTTGTCTTCTGCAAG GATGGTAGAACTATCGACACACTTGAGGGTGCAGACCCATCCAGTTTGGCTAATAAGGTTGCAAAAGTTGTATCTGATAGTTTTGCAGGATCTGCTTCACCTGCCACCAGTCTTGAAATGGCTGATGCTCCTACTGAAACAATCAAAAAGCTGCCAGAAGAAAATGGTTCTTCTCACAATGAAAGTCCAAGCTCTGACCTCAGTGATGTGCTGAGGATGCGTCTGCAACAGCTTGTGAATTCTCATCCAGTATTTTTGTTTATGAAAGGCAATCCTGAACAGCCAAAGTGTGGATTCAGCAGGACAGTTGTTAACATTTTGAAAGATGAGGGGGTTGAATTTGGAAGTTTTAATATACTTATGGATGACGAGGTACGTGAGGGAATGAAGAAGTTTTCCAATTGGCCAACATTCCCTCAACTTTTCTGCAAGGGTGAACTTGTTGGTGGTTGTGACATTGCTGTTGCAATGCATGAAACTGGTGAGTTAAAGGATTTATTCAGAGAACATGGAGTTCCTGTCATTTCAAAAGAAACTGAAGTTGTAGACTCAACAAAAAGTTTATCTTCTGATGCTACTGTACTAGAAATGAGCGAAGAGCTTTCCGACTCCACAGGACTAGATGCTGCATTGTCTTCTCGTCTTCATGTCCTCGTAAATTCGAGCCCTGTGATGGTATTTATGAAAGGTAAACCTGATGAACCCAAGTGTGGCTTCAGCCGCAAGGTTATTGAAATTCTTCAGCAAGAGAAGCTAGCTTTTGACAGTTTTGATATCCTTTCTGATGATGAAGTTAGGCAGGGGCTTAAAATTTTCTCAAATTTTCCTAGCTATCCACAACTGTACATAGGAGGTGAACTTATTGGAGGATCTGATATTGTACTAGAGATGCATAAAAGTGGGGAGCTGAAAATGACCCTTGCTGAGAAAGGTATTATTTCGGAAGTTACTCCCGAGGACCGTCTGAAAAATCTGATCACTTCATCACCAGTAATGCTCTTCATAAAGGGTACACCAGATGCTCCTCGCTGTGGTTTCAGCTCTAAAGTTGTGGATGCTCTAAAGAAAGAAGGTATTGACTTTGGTTCCTTTGACATTCTGTCTAATGAAGAAGTAAGGCAAGGATTGAAGACATATTCCAACTGGCCAACATATCCTCAGCTCTACTACAAAGGCGAGCTAATTGGGGGTTGCGATATCGTGCTGGAACTGCAGAACAGTGGGGAACTGAAGTCCACACTTTCTGAGTAA